A DNA window from Danio aesculapii chromosome 14, fDanAes4.1, whole genome shotgun sequence contains the following coding sequences:
- the trmt112 gene encoding multifunctional methyltransferase subunit TRM112-like protein: MKLLTHNMLTSHVKGVTKGYPLIIKATEVKVNELDFNAQFVSRMIPKLEWPALVQAAEWLGQSQELPDTLIPDYENDEEFLRKVHRVLLEVEVIEGCLQCPESGREFPISKGVPNMLLNEGE; encoded by the exons ATGAAGCTGTTAACACACAACATGTTAACCTCGCACGTCAAAGGTGTTACCAAAGGATACCCGCTTATTATCAAG GCAACGGAGGTGAAAGTGAATGAGTTGGACTTCAACGCTCAGTTTGTGAGTCGAATGATTCCCAAGCTGGAATGGCCTGCATTGGTCCAGGCAGCAGAATGG CTTGGTCAGTCTCAAGAACTGCCCGACACGCTCATACCCGACTACGAGAATGATGAGGAGTTCCTACGCAAAGTTCACAGAGTTCTTCTAGAG GTGGAGGTTATAGAGGGATGTTTACAGTGTCCCGAATCTGGCCGAGAGTTTCCCATCTCTAAAGGTGTTCCCAACATGTTACTCAATGAAGGAGAGTAG